A portion of the Bacteroidales bacterium genome contains these proteins:
- a CDS encoding Dam family site-specific DNA-(adenine-N6)-methyltransferase, with protein MLDNKKCSAKPFLKWAGGKAQLINLISSSLPGYLKTSENLVYVEPFIGSGALLFRFLQSYPNTKKAVVNDINPDLFNAYNVIKKEPENLIKKLGSIQDKYFSLKSEMDRKAFFLVQRDKFNARNLNSIQSTTLLIFMNRTCYNGLYRVNSKGEFNVPFGKYSKPKICDTQTILCDSQLLQKVTILNVDYSEVLSHIESPNAFFYIDPPYKPISQSSSFNAYDKYKFDDTEQERLKDFCVRIGTLGHYWLLSNSDVKNFDTENEYFDNLYKDFNIKRVKATRKINSVSSKRGEIFELLISNYKVD; from the coding sequence ATGTTGGATAATAAAAAATGTAGTGCAAAACCCTTTCTGAAATGGGCTGGTGGCAAAGCCCAGCTAATTAATTTAATTAGTAGTTCCTTGCCAGGATACCTGAAAACTTCTGAAAACCTAGTATATGTTGAACCTTTTATAGGTAGCGGTGCTTTACTTTTCAGGTTTTTACAATCGTACCCAAACACAAAGAAAGCTGTAGTAAATGATATCAACCCAGATCTATTTAATGCTTACAACGTAATCAAAAAAGAACCTGAAAATCTAATAAAGAAATTAGGTTCAATTCAGGATAAATATTTTTCGCTAAAAAGTGAAATGGATCGTAAGGCCTTTTTTTTAGTTCAAAGGGATAAATTCAATGCCCGAAACCTAAATTCCATTCAGAGTACTACCCTACTTATATTTATGAACCGAACCTGTTATAATGGCTTATATAGGGTAAATAGCAAAGGGGAATTTAATGTTCCATTCGGAAAATATAGTAAACCGAAGATTTGCGATACACAAACCATTCTGTGCGATAGCCAACTACTCCAAAAGGTCACTATTCTAAACGTAGATTATTCGGAAGTATTATCCCATATCGAATCCCCAAATGCCTTTTTTTACATCGATCCTCCCTATAAACCTATTAGCCAATCATCGTCATTTAATGCATACGATAAATATAAATTTGACGATACTGAGCAAGAACGACTTAAAGACTTTTGTGTTAGAATTGGCACATTGGGTCATTACTGGCTACTTAGTAATTCCGATGTAAAGAATTTTGATACTGAAAATGAGTACTTCGATAATCTTTATAAAGATTTCAATATAAAACGCGTTAAGGCAACACGTAAAATCAATTCAGTATCATCAAAGAGAGGCGAAATATTTGAACTATTAATATCGAACTATAAGGTTGACTAA
- a CDS encoding SpoIIE family protein phosphatase, producing MKLSAKFSRILFLYIFISFSIIGFSQSIQNTPKPVETSQKTDPTNLSKPNQILLYLIITFSLGLITFAYREYKLKKSANIDLSLQKNEIEVQKHIVDKRNRDITDSLNYARRIQQAILKTSLRLEDYFTESFILFIPKDIVSGDFYWVKSKNNKILFAVADCTGHGVPGAFTSIIGTYGLNNLINESNLTNPGEILNGMNVLFKNSFCQSEGAEIFDGMDISLCLYDPVTKELNYSGANLPLHILRKNSKPQPTSHIVHNDNNYTLYQVKPNKQPIGYIFEDTSYVTHEVKLMEGDILYIFTDGFADQFGGLYTKKFRYQELRQLICSMAKISLQEQVKTLETTFKAWKGENIQVDDVSFMGIKIP from the coding sequence ATGAAACTTTCAGCTAAATTCAGCCGAATACTATTTTTATATATTTTTATTTCGTTCTCAATAATTGGGTTTTCACAAAGCATTCAAAATACTCCTAAACCAGTCGAAACTAGTCAAAAGACTGACCCAACAAACCTTTCAAAACCAAATCAAATCTTACTTTATTTAATTATTACTTTTTCGCTTGGTTTAATCACCTTTGCTTACAGGGAATATAAACTCAAAAAATCGGCAAATATCGATTTATCATTACAAAAAAATGAGATTGAGGTACAAAAGCATATTGTTGACAAGCGCAATAGAGATATAACGGATAGTCTCAATTATGCTCGAAGAATTCAACAAGCAATTCTTAAGACTTCGCTACGTTTAGAGGATTATTTTACCGAATCGTTTATTCTTTTTATACCCAAAGATATTGTAAGTGGTGATTTCTATTGGGTTAAAAGTAAAAACAATAAAATACTTTTTGCCGTAGCCGATTGTACAGGCCATGGTGTGCCCGGTGCTTTTACCAGTATTATAGGGACTTATGGCTTAAACAACCTTATTAACGAGTCAAATCTTACAAATCCCGGAGAAATTCTGAATGGAATGAATGTACTTTTTAAAAACTCATTTTGTCAGAGCGAGGGAGCCGAGATTTTTGATGGTATGGATATAAGTTTATGCCTTTACGATCCTGTAACAAAAGAGCTTAACTACTCAGGAGCAAATCTTCCCTTACATATTCTTCGCAAAAATTCGAAACCACAACCAACATCGCATATCGTTCACAACGATAATAATTACACTTTATATCAAGTAAAGCCGAACAAACAACCCATAGGGTATATTTTTGAAGATACAAGCTACGTTACACACGAGGTTAAACTCATGGAGGGTGATATTCTTTATATTTTTACTGATGGATTTGCTGATCAATTTGGCGGGTTGTATACAAAAAAGTTCAGATATCAAGAACTACGGCAGCTTATTTGCTCAATGGCAAAAATTTCTCTTCAAGAACAAGTGAAAACTCTTGAAACTACCTTTAAAGCTTGGAAAGGGGAAAATATTCAAGTTGATGATGTAAGTTTTATGGGTATTAAAATTCCCTAG
- a CDS encoding HXXEE domain-containing protein, with amino-acid sequence MALKRVYNLLVLLFPIVYFFHNLEEWVVFRMKASDIYQLIPKHVSSFLPNNSKELSFIFGIAVVVATVLPILVAFYLWGKFTAFNAKILVIVAFATLVNSISHISSSFALGFISPGLITALLLCIPYAVGVTIFFAKHFSVGIKQYLLLGIVSIGVYLFAIVVSWFLAVQIYSFF; translated from the coding sequence ATGGCTTTAAAAAGAGTTTATAATCTATTGGTGCTTCTATTTCCAATTGTGTATTTTTTCCATAATCTTGAGGAATGGGTTGTTTTTAGGATGAAAGCTTCGGATATATACCAATTAATCCCTAAGCATGTTAGCTCATTCTTACCCAATAATTCTAAAGAACTATCTTTCATTTTTGGCATTGCCGTAGTGGTTGCAACAGTATTACCTATTTTAGTTGCATTCTACCTTTGGGGAAAATTTACTGCTTTTAATGCCAAAATACTGGTAATTGTTGCTTTTGCCACTTTAGTGAACTCCATATCTCATATTTCTTCATCTTTTGCTTTGGGGTTTATATCTCCAGGTTTAATTACTGCCTTATTGCTGTGTATCCCTTATGCTGTAGGGGTTACTATTTTTTTTGCTAAGCACTTTTCTGTTGGTATAAAGCAATATCTGCTTTTAGGTATTGTTTCAATTGGCGTTTACCTCTTTGCTATTGTTGTTTCGTGGTTTTTGGCAGTGCAGATTTATAGTTTTTTTTAG
- a CDS encoding RNA polymerase sigma factor produces the protein MSKENFYNNIHQDLINQCRTGDSNAQFEIYRLYYKAMYNASLRIVGDEQEAEDIMQESFFKAFDKISTYRNEVSFGAWLRRIVVNSSIDALKKRRLSFMPIEEAYNVKVESTEESDYNAETLERVKDAIEKLPEGYKLVLTLHLIEEYEHEEIACMLSITASTSRSQLARAKQKLIEIIKNKPKTK, from the coding sequence ATGAGCAAAGAAAACTTTTATAATAATATTCATCAGGATTTAATTAACCAATGCCGTACTGGAGATAGTAACGCTCAATTCGAAATTTACCGTTTGTACTATAAGGCAATGTACAATGCAAGCCTTAGAATTGTGGGAGATGAACAGGAAGCCGAGGATATAATGCAAGAATCGTTCTTTAAAGCCTTTGATAAAATTTCGACCTATAGGAATGAGGTTAGCTTTGGAGCCTGGTTGCGAAGGATTGTAGTTAACTCTTCAATTGACGCATTAAAAAAACGCCGCTTATCGTTCATGCCAATTGAAGAAGCTTACAATGTAAAAGTTGAATCAACAGAAGAAAGCGACTACAATGCTGAAACCCTAGAGCGGGTTAAAGATGCGATTGAAAAACTACCCGAAGGGTATAAATTAGTGTTAACCCTTCATCTGATTGAGGAATATGAACACGAGGAAATTGCATGCATGCTTAGTATTACAGCATCAACATCACGCTCACAGCTGGCAAGAGCAAAACAAAAACTTATTGAAATAATAAAAAACAAACCAAAAACCAAATAA
- a CDS encoding TonB-dependent receptor, giving the protein MNKSLKQKNRKLRFFNKWTNKGYSVFNSLKITVKICVIPATYSLVASPTVAIAQTDTVSVSRHLDLKEVVVSTKLKAESYSELNRVVQVVTQEEIQQISASSLQDVLEKVINVDIRQRGGNGVQGDMTFRGGSFDQVLVLLNGVNITDPQTGHHNLNIPIDLNSIQRIEVLQGPGARVHGPGAFSGAINVITQPDSKNQIKISAKAGEYGLFEGNLQGSVNLKNSNTFLSVSNSKSNGYIKNTDYGITNIFIHSLLATKSGNFNFFTGFQTKGFGANSFYTPKYPDQYEKTSSLISSLGFERKWNQNTIQINTYIRRHWDRFELFRDTVPSWYKSHNYHLTTVLGSKFLYRKMSRFGRTQLGVEPRSEGILSNVLGDALSSPKKVFGNDTAYYTKGKTRYIYNLFVDHTFYLRRFNISTGANYSYCTTFHSEWSYGLDVSYSIVDQLRLYASANRSFRNPTFTDLYYVGPTNLGNSNLKPESAITYEGGLKSDFSFLSGYIGYFHREGKNIIDWIKKTPLDTKWQTENYTSLNTDGLEISTVSNLKEIIPLLNTLSLSYSYLWQNKHSGSSDSYYVMDYLKQNFRLGLNHKLVSKLTAMWNLSWQEREGTYINFSSGSSIPYKPFWLIDLKLSWVATKYSIYTEVSNLFNTRYVDIANVEQPKRWITIGFSYKFVR; this is encoded by the coding sequence ATGAATAAATCATTAAAACAAAAAAATCGAAAATTGCGATTTTTTAATAAGTGGACGAATAAGGGTTACAGCGTTTTTAACAGTTTGAAGATAACGGTTAAAATATGCGTAATCCCTGCGACCTATTCACTTGTTGCAAGTCCAACAGTGGCTATTGCTCAAACTGATACAGTATCAGTAAGCAGGCATCTTGACCTAAAGGAGGTTGTGGTATCCACAAAGCTAAAAGCCGAATCCTACTCAGAGCTGAATAGGGTGGTGCAGGTTGTAACACAAGAGGAGATTCAGCAGATTTCAGCCTCATCGCTACAAGATGTTCTTGAAAAGGTTATAAATGTTGACATTCGACAAAGGGGTGGCAATGGTGTGCAGGGGGATATGACATTCAGAGGAGGTTCTTTCGATCAAGTTTTAGTTCTTTTAAACGGTGTAAATATCACCGATCCACAAACAGGTCATCATAATCTTAATATTCCTATCGACCTGAATTCAATTCAAAGAATAGAGGTTCTTCAAGGACCTGGGGCAAGGGTTCATGGGCCTGGTGCTTTTAGCGGTGCAATAAACGTAATAACCCAACCCGATTCAAAAAATCAAATAAAAATATCGGCTAAAGCAGGTGAATATGGACTCTTTGAAGGAAATCTTCAAGGTTCAGTCAACCTTAAGAATTCAAATACTTTTCTTTCGGTATCAAACAGTAAGTCCAATGGATATATTAAAAATACCGACTATGGGATTACAAACATATTTATTCACTCACTTTTAGCAACGAAATCGGGTAATTTCAACTTTTTTACTGGATTTCAAACAAAGGGATTTGGGGCTAATAGTTTTTATACTCCCAAATACCCGGATCAATATGAAAAAACTAGTTCATTAATCTCATCGCTTGGATTTGAGAGGAAATGGAATCAAAATACGATACAAATTAATACTTACATTAGAAGACATTGGGATAGGTTTGAACTATTTAGGGATACTGTGCCATCTTGGTATAAAAGCCATAATTATCATTTAACAACCGTACTGGGATCTAAATTTCTCTATCGGAAGATGAGCAGATTCGGTAGAACGCAATTAGGTGTTGAGCCACGCAGTGAAGGTATTCTAAGCAATGTACTTGGTGATGCACTTTCGAGTCCTAAGAAGGTTTTTGGTAACGATACCGCTTACTATACAAAAGGAAAAACTAGGTATATTTATAACCTATTTGTAGATCATACCTTCTATTTAAGGAGATTTAACATCTCTACAGGTGCAAATTATTCTTATTGTACTACTTTTCATTCGGAATGGAGTTATGGTTTAGACGTTTCCTATTCAATTGTGGATCAATTGCGGTTATATGCCTCAGCCAATCGTTCGTTTAGGAATCCTACCTTTACGGATTTATACTATGTTGGACCAACAAATTTGGGGAATTCAAACCTAAAACCTGAGTCTGCAATCACCTATGAAGGAGGGTTGAAATCCGATTTCTCTTTTTTATCCGGCTATATCGGATATTTTCATCGAGAGGGAAAAAACATTATCGATTGGATAAAGAAAACCCCGCTTGATACAAAATGGCAAACCGAAAACTATACTTCATTAAATACGGATGGATTAGAAATTTCAACTGTTTCTAATTTAAAAGAGATAATACCTTTACTTAATACTCTTTCCTTGAGTTACTCATATCTTTGGCAGAATAAACATAGTGGGAGTTCTGATTCTTACTATGTTATGGATTACTTAAAGCAGAATTTTCGATTGGGATTAAATCATAAACTTGTGAGTAAACTCACGGCAATGTGGAATTTATCATGGCAGGAGAGGGAAGGAACATATATTAATTTTTCAAGTGGTTCTAGTATTCCATATAAGCCATTCTGGCTAATTGATTTGAAATTGAGTTGGGTCGCTACCAAATATTCAATATATACCGAAGTTTCGAATCTTTTTAATACTAGGTATGTAGATATTGCAAATGTTGAACAGCCTAAAAGATGGATTACAATTGGATTTTCATATAAATTTGTTAGATAA
- a CDS encoding DUF1987 domain-containing protein, with protein sequence MKSLKIDAAIDTPEIFLDSESKIFSISGISHPENAKEFYMRVLNWLDEFYEEIKDKESTKIIVDLNFKYINSSSYKYLREIMRKISNFRSNGISVEVIWNYHQDDEDLLNEGVILFELPEVMLPYRCIPYT encoded by the coding sequence ATGAAATCACTTAAAATAGATGCTGCTATTGATACCCCTGAGATTTTTCTTGACTCAGAGAGTAAAATATTTTCTATTTCAGGTATTTCTCACCCAGAGAATGCAAAGGAATTTTACATGCGCGTGCTCAACTGGCTCGATGAGTTTTATGAAGAAATTAAGGATAAAGAATCGACCAAAATCATTGTAGACCTTAATTTTAAATATATTAACTCATCATCATATAAATACCTTCGGGAAATAATGCGTAAAATCTCAAATTTTAGAAGTAATGGGATAAGCGTTGAAGTAATATGGAACTATCACCAAGATGATGAGGATCTGCTCAATGAAGGTGTCATTCTCTTTGAACTCCCAGAAGTGATGCTACCATACAGATGTATACCATACACCTAA
- a CDS encoding DMT family protein, which produces MKAIYTIGLLVLSNTFMTLAWYGHLKFKEMKWFENLGLIAVVLISWSIALFEYFFQVPANRIGFKDNGGPFSLVELKVIQEVITLIVFMGFSMIAFKAETFRTNHLIGFVFLILAVYFIFKK; this is translated from the coding sequence ATGAAAGCAATTTATACAATAGGCCTGCTAGTATTATCAAATACATTCATGACATTGGCTTGGTATGGGCATCTGAAGTTTAAAGAGATGAAATGGTTCGAAAATCTCGGTTTAATTGCGGTTGTACTCATCAGCTGGTCAATCGCTTTATTTGAGTATTTCTTCCAAGTACCTGCAAATAGAATTGGTTTTAAAGACAATGGGGGTCCTTTCAGTCTAGTTGAGCTAAAAGTTATACAAGAAGTAATTACTCTTATAGTCTTTATGGGGTTTTCAATGATAGCATTCAAAGCTGAAACTTTTCGAACAAATCATTTAATTGGTTTTGTATTTCTTATCCTTGCAGTATACTTTATTTTTAAAAAATAG
- a CDS encoding putative C-S lyase, whose translation MGYYNFDRVINRENTSCVKYDLRQSVFGNSKVLPMWVADMDIPTPDFILDALAERIKHPMLGYTIRDKVFNDSIVWWNAKRHSWAIDPDSISICAGVVSGLNHAIQAFTKPGDKIIIQTPVYHPFFSTIYNNSRILRPNPLIGLDMKYTMDFEHLEEVASQGAKMIIISNPHNPVGRVWNRDELVRLGEICCRHNILIVSDEIHSDLIIKPNLHIPFASLSEEFLMNSITFASTSKTFNLAGLFTGHAIIANKVLLKKYNHALEVTGAGMGNIFGFESVKAAYSPEGEIWLDEVLEYINGNAQLVETYLKDKLPKIKLAELQGTYLLWLDFRNFGLDDEKINDLLVNKAEVGLNKGSVFGEQGIGFQRMNIACPRSMVEEVLERIYKVFKGL comes from the coding sequence ATGGGATATTACAATTTCGATAGAGTTATCAATAGGGAAAATACCTCTTGCGTAAAATACGATTTAAGGCAATCGGTTTTTGGCAATAGCAAGGTTTTACCTATGTGGGTTGCTGATATGGATATACCCACCCCTGATTTCATCCTTGATGCATTAGCTGAAAGAATAAAGCACCCAATGCTTGGTTATACCATCCGCGATAAAGTATTTAATGATTCAATTGTGTGGTGGAATGCAAAGCGTCATTCTTGGGCTATTGATCCAGATTCAATAAGTATATGCGCAGGGGTAGTTTCGGGTCTTAATCATGCAATACAAGCCTTCACAAAACCTGGAGATAAAATAATAATTCAAACTCCGGTTTACCATCCATTCTTTTCAACAATATATAATAACAGTCGTATTCTTCGGCCAAACCCTTTGATTGGTTTGGATATGAAGTATACAATGGATTTCGAACACCTAGAAGAGGTTGCATCGCAAGGCGCAAAAATGATTATTATCTCAAACCCACATAACCCGGTTGGTAGGGTGTGGAATAGAGATGAACTTGTAAGGTTAGGCGAAATATGTTGTAGGCATAATATCCTTATTGTTTCGGACGAGATACACTCCGATCTGATCATAAAACCTAATTTACATATTCCTTTTGCAAGTTTGAGTGAGGAGTTCCTAATGAACTCTATCACATTTGCATCAACAAGTAAAACGTTCAATCTTGCCGGACTTTTTACAGGTCATGCTATCATAGCAAATAAAGTGCTGCTTAAAAAGTATAACCATGCACTAGAGGTTACTGGGGCGGGAATGGGGAACATTTTCGGTTTTGAATCAGTTAAAGCTGCCTACAGCCCAGAAGGTGAAATTTGGTTAGATGAAGTTCTTGAGTACATTAATGGTAATGCACAGCTTGTTGAAACTTACCTAAAGGATAAATTACCTAAAATTAAGCTCGCTGAACTTCAAGGAACCTATCTTCTCTGGCTTGATTTTCGTAATTTTGGTTTAGACGATGAAAAGATTAACGATTTACTTGTCAATAAAGCAGAGGTTGGCTTAAATAAAGGTAGCGTATTTGGTGAGCAAGGAATAGGTTTCCAACGTATGAACATTGCCTGCCCTAGAAGTATGGTGGAAGAAGTTTTGGAGAGAATATATAAGGTGTTTAAGGGTCTCTAA
- a CDS encoding DUF4421 family protein: MRKVFFAIIPLVFILLVTSNDAYATFRADSLYIKPFSRKFSTRILFGLKELSISISSSSKLMSKSPSIIFKPNNGIIGGVGISFRNIQLSYYFKLPGTELDINKYGRSSIFDYQVNITNRFFYISGFHRTYKGFYVSNPEESYSGWTEEMPYPKRSDIDYTTEGIETIINLNPHRYSLNASIKLTEQQLRSVFSTLLYANYSLTSVSADSSLIPNQLQSYFFEGKQLYQSNFSGWTVMPGISYSLAKSKWFFNPIFFAGLGYMKKELLFVNQGYSDYKDYYFRINFRLNLGYNNKVFFAGTFVEWNEQFLPEKNLMIKTENFNLMLMFGYRF; encoded by the coding sequence ATGAGAAAAGTTTTTTTTGCAATTATTCCGCTGGTATTTATACTGTTAGTTACATCAAATGATGCATACGCTACATTTAGAGCCGATAGCCTTTATATAAAACCATTTTCAAGAAAATTTTCAACCCGTATCCTTTTCGGACTAAAGGAACTTTCAATTAGCATAAGTAGTAGTTCCAAATTAATGAGTAAATCCCCATCGATTATTTTTAAACCAAACAATGGAATTATTGGAGGTGTAGGGATATCTTTTAGAAATATACAACTTAGCTATTACTTTAAATTACCTGGAACGGAACTTGATATAAATAAGTATGGAAGGTCATCAATTTTTGATTATCAGGTTAATATAACCAATAGGTTTTTTTATATCTCAGGTTTTCATCGAACTTATAAAGGATTCTATGTTTCAAATCCCGAGGAATCATATTCTGGTTGGACTGAGGAAATGCCATACCCCAAGCGATCAGATATTGATTATACAACTGAGGGAATTGAAACAATTATAAACTTAAATCCCCATAGATACTCACTTAATGCTTCAATTAAATTAACAGAGCAGCAACTTAGGAGTGTATTTTCAACCTTACTTTATGCTAACTATTCATTAACAAGCGTAAGTGCAGATTCTTCGCTGATTCCAAATCAACTACAAAGTTATTTTTTTGAAGGAAAGCAATTATATCAAAGCAATTTTTCAGGATGGACAGTTATGCCAGGAATATCATATAGCCTTGCAAAAAGTAAATGGTTTTTTAATCCAATCTTTTTTGCTGGGCTTGGCTACATGAAGAAGGAATTGCTTTTTGTCAATCAGGGTTATAGTGATTATAAGGACTACTATTTTAGAATCAACTTTAGGTTAAATCTGGGTTATAACAATAAAGTTTTTTTTGCAGGAACTTTTGTAGAATGGAATGAACAGTTTCTCCCAGAAAAGAATTTGATGATAAAAACAGAGAACTTTAACCTAATGCTTATGTTTGGTTATAGATTTTAG
- a CDS encoding M20/M25/M40 family metallo-hydrolase, translating into MRQLLKIWLLVSISSIASCQSNQQFNPNITKANLYKYIDFLASDSLKGRYPGTPYDRVSAKYIKDMFDSFGLKPLGDKGYQFMDIIIDQKPGTNNRLSINGVDQTFESNFSTLSFSSSSTFESSVVFAGYGFKINNEKLLWNDYQAVDVNNKWVLLLRGDPEPDSLESVFINQSSDRNKTLIAKDQGAKGVILVSGNSWDSKDKLLTMTERGYDIGIPVIQVKRDVANLILNGQAKIEELEKIIIVDRHSHSMELSTSINATTEVINDSKTTQNVVAVLEGSDKKLKNEYIVIGAHFDHLGMGGKITSSRKPDTIAVHNGADDNASGIAAMIEIAKNLKSKHRKIKRSIVFVAFAAEEMGLIGSQKFVESGLIPNQSIVAMVNLDMVGRMNKKELQISGTKTSTESEAILKNLNADSSLTLAFSPEGSGPSDYSSFYNKNIPVFAFTTGVHLDYHTPFDDIDKINFDGMVSVVKYAYSLCYELSNRPKKLIFQEAGPKNKPMRNGRGYKVTLGIMPDVSGASNNGLKAISVTKDKPAYRAGMKSGDIITAVNGKPVKNIQDYMFRLSELKAGMTVAVEIKRGEQKMVLLVQL; encoded by the coding sequence ATGAGACAATTATTAAAGATTTGGTTACTGGTTTCAATTTCCTCAATTGCATCCTGCCAGTCTAATCAACAGTTTAACCCTAATATTACAAAAGCAAATCTCTATAAGTATATTGATTTTCTTGCTTCGGACAGCTTAAAGGGAAGATATCCCGGAACACCCTATGACAGAGTATCTGCTAAATATATCAAGGATATGTTTGATAGTTTTGGTCTAAAACCCTTGGGTGATAAAGGATATCAGTTTATGGATATCATCATTGATCAAAAACCTGGTACAAACAATAGGTTGAGTATTAATGGAGTTGATCAAACATTCGAAAGCAATTTCTCTACCCTTTCGTTCTCATCCTCGTCCACATTTGAATCCTCTGTGGTTTTTGCTGGGTATGGTTTTAAAATTAATAACGAGAAACTACTTTGGAACGACTACCAAGCCGTTGATGTAAATAACAAATGGGTCTTACTACTAAGAGGCGATCCAGAACCAGATAGCCTTGAAAGTGTATTCATCAATCAATCATCAGATAGAAATAAAACGTTAATAGCAAAGGATCAAGGAGCTAAAGGTGTTATACTAGTTTCGGGTAATTCATGGGACTCCAAAGATAAACTCTTAACCATGACTGAAAGGGGATATGATATTGGTATTCCTGTTATTCAGGTAAAACGGGATGTTGCAAACCTTATTCTTAATGGACAGGCCAAAATAGAAGAATTAGAAAAAATAATAATAGTCGATAGACATTCACACTCTATGGAACTCTCAACTTCTATTAATGCCACCACAGAAGTAATTAACGATAGTAAAACAACTCAAAATGTTGTAGCAGTTCTTGAGGGATCAGATAAAAAACTTAAAAATGAGTATATCGTTATTGGTGCCCATTTCGATCACCTAGGAATGGGTGGTAAAATCACATCAAGTCGCAAACCCGATACCATTGCTGTCCATAATGGTGCGGATGACAATGCCTCTGGTATTGCAGCAATGATAGAGATTGCAAAAAATCTAAAATCAAAACATAGAAAAATCAAGAGAAGTATTGTTTTTGTTGCTTTTGCAGCAGAAGAGATGGGTTTAATTGGTTCTCAAAAATTTGTTGAATCTGGTTTAATTCCAAACCAGTCAATTGTTGCCATGGTAAACCTCGACATGGTAGGTAGGATGAATAAAAAAGAGTTACAGATTAGCGGAACAAAAACATCTACTGAAAGCGAAGCCATTCTTAAAAACCTAAATGCGGATAGCTCCCTTACACTTGCTTTTTCCCCTGAGGGTTCAGGTCCATCCGATTACTCAAGTTTTTACAATAAAAATATTCCTGTTTTTGCATTTACCACTGGCGTTCATTTAGACTATCATACCCCATTCGATGATATTGATAAAATCAATTTTGATGGTATGGTTTCAGTAGTTAAATATGCTTACTCTCTCTGTTACGAATTATCCAATCGCCCTAAAAAACTCATCTTCCAAGAAGCTGGACCAAAAAATAAACCAATGAGAAATGGTCGTGGTTATAAGGTCACATTAGGAATTATGCCTGATGTTAGCGGAGCATCAAATAATGGGCTTAAAGCAATCTCTGTAACTAAGGATAAACCTGCTTACCGAGCTGGAATGAAAAGTGGTGATATTATAACAGCAGTCAATGGAAAACCTGTAAAAAATATACAGGATTATATGTTCAGACTTTCCGAATTAAAAGCAGGTATGACAGTTGCGGTAGAGATAAAGCGTGGTGAACAAAAAATGGTTTTATTGGTTCAACTTTAA